In Beggiatoa leptomitoformis, the genomic window TTTGTAATTCGGTTAATTTTAAAAATGCCATAAATTCTGATTCAGTCAAAAAATAATGTATGACCTATTGAGTTTTATGCAGATTGTCGATTTTGTACGACTTGCCATTTTTTATTTTTTAATAAATAGCCTTGTGTTTTGGTTTTGCCCTTTAAATCGAGTATTCCGCGACTGGTAAATAGGTATTCTTGACGCAGTAATTGATAAGTGGTTTCACTCACTTGGATACAACCTGCTAATCCTGTGGATTCCATTTGGCTGGCGATGTTTACCGTTTCGCCCCAAATATCATAATTAAACCGTTTTGTGCCTATCACGCCCGACACAACCGCACCTGTATGGATTCCAATGCGGACATCAAAATTTTCCCCAATCACGGCACGAAATTGGCGCACAGCATCCCGCATGTCTAACGCTATATCTGCAATGGCTTGTGCATGGTCACGACGAGTAGTCAACACGCCCCCTGCAACCATGTAGGCATCACCAATCGTTTTAATTTTTTCTAAGCGATAGGCTTCGGCTAGTTTATCGAAAGTGTTAAAAATTTGATTGAGCAAATCGACAAATTCTTGCGGCGGCAGGCGATTGGTTAAATTAGTAAATCCAACCAAATCCGCAAATAGAATGGTGCTTTCTTCCACGTATTGGGCAACCGCTTGTTTGCCTGCTTTCACTTGATTAGCAATGGGGATGGGTAAAACGGTGGTTAGTAGGCGGTCAGTGAGTTGTTTTTCTTGGTGTAGTGTGTCTTCTAATTGTTTACATTCACTGATATTTTCTACTGTTCCTTGATAATAAAGTAGGTCGCCATTGGTATCACGCACCGCGTGAATATTTTCTCTAATCCATGCGGTTGACCCGTCTTTGCGGTAAATCTGTGATTCTATTTTTTCTGCACTGTTTTGTTTTTTCAGCAGATGAATAATATCACTAAGTTGTTCGGGCGCGACATAGCGTTGATAACCTTTACTAAAGGCGTGAATTAACGCTGTTGGTGAGTCAAAACCAAAAATACGTGCAAGAGCTGGATTAACCAGTAAATAACGTCCATCCCCCGTGCGTTGAAAAAAACCTTCTTGACTGTGTTCAAACAATTGTTGGAATTGATGATGCGCTTGTTGCGCTCCGCGTTGATACGTGCGGAATTTAAAACTGGTAAAACTGATGACTATTAACAAACTAGTCAGTAATAGCCCTGTAAAATAATATTGATAAGTTGTTACCCGTTCTCGAGCTTGTTGATAATAGTCACTATATGCCATAAACAAGGGTTCTGTATAATAATCAGCGGGTAATGTGACTAATTCTTGTAGTTGAGCATCTAATGCGGGTTTATTCTCTAGTATCAGTTGTACCTGTTGGTGTAGGCGATTGACATCATCCGCTGTACCTTGTGTCGTATCGTTAGTATGTGAATCTAGCAATAAACCTTCTAATTCGCCCATCGTACTTTCTACGGTATGTTTTAGGGCTTCATTTGGCGAATTATCGTAGCGCAACACATCGCGGAGCAATTGCTCTAAGCTTGCCGTGACTAACAGGGAGTTTTTGCGTTGGCTGAGTTTTAGCGTTAATTCGTTAATCAATGCGGGAAAGTAGGTAAATGAACTTTTATAGCTGGAATCTAGGGATTTAAAGCTTTCTAATAATTGTTTTTTTTGTTTAACGCTGGTTTGTTGCTCTTCTAAATGATGTGCTAATTGCATCGTTTCTGTTGCCGTTAGAAAATGCGGGAATTGTTTTAAATTTTCTAACAGCGTTAGCAGTATATTTAAAGATTTATTCAATTCATCATAATGATTAACCAAGCCATAACGCACTTTTAACACGTCCTGATTTAAGCTTGCATAACCTGCTTTAAGCAAGCGTGCATCATTGATAAAACGTTCATGTTCTGTAAGGTTAATCGCTTGAATATTAAACCAGAAAAAGGCTAATAGGAATAATATTCCAACGGTAAAAACGGTGTTACGGACTAATGCCAGTATCATAATGGCTTACCTTGATATTCACCCGTTAGGGTATGAAGAAAATGGACAATAGATTCAATTTGTTCATTAGTGAGCGGTCGCCCTAGTTGATAACGTGCCATGATTGCAACAGTCTCTGCTAAGTTGTCGACACTGCCATCATGTAAATACGGGGCGGTTTTGGCGACATTGCGCAAACTAGGCACACGAAAAACATGTCTATCGGCTTCCTGCCCTGTTAGATTAAATCGTCCATTATCCGCAATGGCATCTTCGCGCTCGGCAAAATAATCCGCTGTTAATCCCATCTTTTGCAACAAATTACCGCCAATATTGACCCCTTGATGACATCCTACACAACCGACTTGTTTAAATAGTTGATAACCCGCTTTTTCTTGTTCTGTGAGGGCAGTAGCATCACCCCGTAAAAATTTATCAAACCGCGCATTTGGTGTGTAAAGAGAGCGTTCAAATGTGATAAGTGCGTCTTTTATGCTTTGTTCTGTTATGCCTACAGTTGGGTAAAGCTGTTGAAACAGGGCTGTATAATCAGTTAATTGCTGTAGTTTTGCAATTAGCGTTTGCCAGTCACTTGCCAATTTATCGGGTGCGTGCAAGGTATTATCTAAATCATCACTTAATTGCTCAGTGCGTCCGTCCCAATTTAAAAACACATTAAAGCTAACATTATATAAACTGGGAATATTAATATTATTCAATTCACTAGATTTACGTGGTTTATCTGTACTGGTCAGCGGATGACAAGAAACACACGCCATTTTATTTGTTTTTGACAAGCGCGGGTCATAAAACAATTGCTGTCCTAAGCGCACTTTATCCGCATTCAGTGTGATTTGCTCAGGCAATGGTTGAAGCGGTTCATTAATGAACGCTTGTGTTGTGGGTTTGTTCAATTTATCAATGCTATC contains:
- a CDS encoding cytochrome-c peroxidase yields the protein MIQQIFWFLLSLLPLLIWLNLWLSQSQTHSLDSIDKLNKPTTQAFINEPLQPLPEQITLNADKVRLGQQLFYDPRLSKTNKMACVSCHPLTSTDKPRKSSELNNINIPSLYNVSFNVFLNWDGRTEQLSDDLDNTLHAPDKLASDWQTLIAKLQQLTDYTALFQQLYPTVGITEQSIKDALITFERSLYTPNARFDKFLRGDATALTEQEKAGYQLFKQVGCVGCHQGVNIGGNLLQKMGLTADYFAEREDAIADNGRFNLTGQEADRHVFRVPSLRNVAKTAPYLHDGSVDNLAETVAIMARYQLGRPLTNEQIESIVHFLHTLTGEYQGKPL
- a CDS encoding adenylate/guanylate cyclase domain-containing protein; translation: MILALVRNTVFTVGILFLLAFFWFNIQAINLTEHERFINDARLLKAGYASLNQDVLKVRYGLVNHYDELNKSLNILLTLLENLKQFPHFLTATETMQLAHHLEEQQTSVKQKKQLLESFKSLDSSYKSSFTYFPALINELTLKLSQRKNSLLVTASLEQLLRDVLRYDNSPNEALKHTVESTMGELEGLLLDSHTNDTTQGTADDVNRLHQQVQLILENKPALDAQLQELVTLPADYYTEPLFMAYSDYYQQARERVTTYQYYFTGLLLTSLLIVISFTSFKFRTYQRGAQQAHHQFQQLFEHSQEGFFQRTGDGRYLLVNPALARIFGFDSPTALIHAFSKGYQRYVAPEQLSDIIHLLKKQNSAEKIESQIYRKDGSTAWIRENIHAVRDTNGDLLYYQGTVENISECKQLEDTLHQEKQLTDRLLTTVLPIPIANQVKAGKQAVAQYVEESTILFADLVGFTNLTNRLPPQEFVDLLNQIFNTFDKLAEAYRLEKIKTIGDAYMVAGGVLTTRRDHAQAIADIALDMRDAVRQFRAVIGENFDVRIGIHTGAVVSGVIGTKRFNYDIWGETVNIASQMESTGLAGCIQVSETTYQLLRQEYLFTSRGILDLKGKTKTQGYLLKNKKWQVVQNRQSA